DNA from Acidobacteriota bacterium:
TCAGATCGACATAGGAGTGCTTGTCGGAGCCGGGAAGGCCCTCGTGGATGTTTTTGCCGGCGTCTTCTTCGAGATGCAGGCGGGTGATGCCGATGCGCTTGCCCAAAACGTCGAGCCCACCGTGTTCGGCCAGCGGCAGGTCGTACTGACTGATCTGGTAGCCCTTGGGCAGGTCGGGATAGAAGTAGTTCTTGCGCGCGAAGATCGAGCGCGCATTGACGGTAGCGTTGAGGCCGCGCGCGGCGCGCATGGCTTTGTCGACGGCGGCGCGGTTCAGAACCGGCAGCGCACCGGGAAGGCCGAGGCAAACGGGGCAAGTGAGGCTGTTGGGTGGGGCGCCAAAACGGTTGGCGCAACCGCAGAAAATTTTGGAGGCAGTATTAAGCTGGACGTGAACTTCCAGTCCAATGACCGGCTCGTAACGCTCCAGAGCCGAGCTGGAAGCGGCGGATGCGGAGGGGACAGGCATACGAGTCTATTTTAGCGAACGCACGTATGCGCCGGCGCTTATCAGCAGTCGGCTGTCAGCAATCAGCGATCGGCAATCAGCTAGGGGAGGAATCCGCAGGCGCGAGACGGATGGCCGGGCGGCTGCACGCAGGCCGACGCTAGGCGCCGGCGCGCTTACGCGCGCCGAGGCCGATCCAGCGCTCACAGGCGACGATGGAGTTGGCGGGCTGGGAGGGGTCGAACATGACCTGGACGGGGAGGCCGGGAATCCAGCTTTGAGGGTCGATCTCGCGCGGGACCAGATAGAGCGGCTGCGAGACTTCGTAGGTGACGCCACCAACTTCGTAGCGATAGATGAGAGTGGGGGGCTGGTTTTCACCAGCTTCGGCGGGAGCGGAAACCATGTCCAGGATTTCTCCGGCGGTGATGCGACCGATGGCGTGGACGTGCAGGCGGCGGGCGCACTCGATCTGCTCGGGCGTGAGGCGGCGGTGAAAGAGCAGCCACGACGCGACTCCGGCGACGATGACGACACCGGCGGCGATCGCGACGGGAACGGCGTAGCTGGGGATGGTCATGCTGACGGCGCGGCAGCCACGGAGTTTTCCAGGCTGCCCACGCCGCTAATCGTAACGCGAACGCGATCTCCGGGCGACAGTTTGCTGACGCCGGAGGGGGTGCCGGTGGCCAGCACGTCACCGGGCTCGAGGGTCATGACGGCCGTAACGGCGGCAAGCAGGCGCGGCAGCGGGAACATGAAATCGCGGGTGTTGCCGTGCTGCAGCAGCTCGCCATTGACGCGGGTTTCGATCTCGAGGCCGTCCCAGGGGCGGTCGCCTTCCCGCGGCGCTTCGCTGACCCAGGGGCCAATGGGGCAGAAAGTGTCGAAGCCCTTGGCGCGGGTAAAGACCGGATCGGACTTTTGCAGATCGCGGGCGGTGACGTCGTTGAGGCAGGTGTAGCCAAGGATGTAGGGGCGCGGATCGGCGCTGGCAGAAAAATGGGAACAGCGGCGGCGGATGACCAGCGCCAGCTCGCCTTCGTACTCAACATGCTGCGACAGCACCGGCAGCAGGATGGTGCCACCGGGGGCAAGGAGCGCGGAAGGCGGCTTGAGGAAGAAGAGCGGCTCTTTTGGGACCTCGTTGCCGAGCTCGCGGGCGTGGGCGCTGAAGTTGCGGCCAATGCAGACGATTTTGCTGGGATCGCAGGGCGCCAGCAGCGGGGTCACGGAGAGCGGAAGGCGCTCGCGGCCGGCGACCGGCCGGCAGCCGTCCTCAAAGGGAGTGCCGGCGTAAGCCTGAATGTAGTCGCATTGCGCTTCGTGACGCAATTGGCCCCAGCAGATCTGTCCCTCCTGCAGGAATCGTACCCAAGGCATGTGCTTGCTCTTTCCTAGTTTGGATTTCCGCCGCCGCCGGGCTTCTTTTTCGGCTTCTCCGGCTGCTTCTTGTCCTGCGGCAGTGTCTTCACCGACAGGATACGCGAGGAGGCGCCAAAACGCTTGTAGTTTGTGAACTGGATCACTTCGCGCATAGGGATGGGGGCCTGACCCTGACCGAAATTCAGCGTGCCTTCCATGCGCTCGTAGGCCGGGAACCAGTACTTGCCATCGACCTCTTTGCGCCAGACGGTGAAGGGCAGGTAAATATTGGTGGGATTACCGTGCTTGTCGTACTTGTTGGGCACAACCCGGCCAATGCTCTTCACGATGCCCAGGGTCTGATCGTCGACGAAAATAATGCCGTCGAAGTAGCGCTGGCCCTTGACGAGCTTTTTGGGCTGGACACGGAACACGTAGGCGGTAATTTCACCCACGGGCTGGTGATCCAGGTAGCTGATGTTGTAGTCCGGGAGCCGGTCGACGGGGAAGGTGTACATGTTCATGTTGAACATGTCGGTGAGGTCGCCCTCATCGAGGCCAAAGGCGGTGAGACTCGGCTGCGGGCAGTAGGTGCAGACAATCTGGCGGCCGCTGCCGGGGGTGTAAACGATATTGTTGGTCTGCTGGTAGGCGCCGCTGGGGCTGCCGTCGCTATCCAACTGTTGCACCAGGATGGACTCGGTGTAGGTGTAGTTATTGGCCAGCAGTTGCATGAAGGTCGCTTCGTTGGTGGTGAAGGACTGGATGATATTTTGAATCCGGGTTGGCGGCGGATCCGCCAGACGTTTATTGGCGGGCGCCAGCGTCCATTCGGGTTGGTTCGCGGTGGGACTCGGCGTAGCGCCGAGCACGAAAGTGCCGTCGGAATTTTGCTGCTGCGCGCCGGCGCCTGCCACCAGCAACAAGGCAATCGCAGCGGCCGCACCTGCTTGCCACGCCCTCGATACCATAGGAACCTCTTAAGGTAATTGTACCTGTGCGTCCGCCGGAGCTGCCGGACCTATAATCAGGGAAAGATTGGACTCTCTATGCCCTCCTTGTTCCGGCGTGCGTGCCTGGTGTTTCCGCTACTGTTTCTCGGGTTGCTGAGCGCCGCCTGGGCGGGCGATAAGGCAACCTACATCCGGCCCATCGTCAAGAACGTGCCGGCGGCGAGCGTACACCAGATTGTGATCGAGAACCTGGTGGGGCCGATCAGCGTCGAAACCAGTCCTGGGGACTCGATTTCGGTGGTGGTGCTGGTGCATTCCGCCGGTGCCGACGCCACGTTTGCGCAGGCGTTGTCGCAGCAGCTCACCTTCGCGATTAACAACATCAACGGCCAATTGCGGATCATCGGCAACTATCCGCTCGATCATTTCCGGAACTATGGCTACCCGAAGATGAAAAGCGTCATCGGGATTCACGGCACCGACAGCAATATCTACCAGGGCAAAAAGGTATTCATTCGCGACGCCGGCAGCAGCAAGGCGGTGGTGCTGTGGGCGGAAATCCGGCTCACGACGCCGCCCAATGTGGCCGTCGTGATCCGGAATATCTACGGCAACCTGGCGCTGCATGGCGGAAATCCGGCGCCGGGCGGGGCCGCCGTGGATGCCTTCACCGACGTGGGCGATATTGACGTGTACCGGCCGCAGTGGCTGTCACTAAAACTGCAGAACGACTACGGCTCGGTGAAATTCACCGACGGCTTGGGCGTGACGCGCGACATTCACATCAAGACCGATGTGGGCGGCACCTACCTGGCCTTGCTGCCGAACGCGGACCCGGTGATCGTGGCGCATAAGGACCTGGGCTTCCTGCACAACGACGTGACGGACGCCAGCTTCAGCAAGGACGCGCAAGGGGATTCGGTGCTGAAGATGGGCGACGGTAAAGGCGCCACGGTCACGATTGATATGAGCGTCGGCAGCCTTCACCTGTCCAAAGCCGGGCAGAGCTGAGACTCCAGGACGGTGCTAATCTGCGAATAGCCAGGGGACGGCCCCCTCGCGAGGCCAGACCATGTCCAGCAGTGTTGGACCCGAAGCGAGCGCCAGGCGCGTTGTCATCGACTGCGATGGCTCTTCCGGACTGAATTTCGCCCACAACCCGGCGCGGCAGGCGGCTGTCCACGTCACCCTGCCCGACAAAAACCACGACCACTGGGCCGGACTGCAACCGGCAGGTTTCCCCGGCGCGTATGTGCTGGGAGACGATGCCAATATCCGCGCAATCGCGATCGTCCGACGGGCGGGCAAATTCTGTTCTCGAATGGGGCTGGAACTACCTTGGTGAGGAAAGGAGACCCTCATGGCAACAATGATCAGCAAAGGGACCCTGAAACAGTACACGGGCTTTGATGGGCAATACATCGGCGGCTCGTGGCGGCTGGGGCGGCAGGGCGAAAAAGAAATCGACACCGATCCGTACACGGGAGAGACGCTCGCAGAGATCGCCATGGCGAACTACAGCGATCTCGACGAGGCCTACCAGTCGGCCGCCAAAGCGCAGGTCGCCTGGGCGGCGCGGCTGCCGGCGGAGCGGGCGGCAGTCATGATCCGCTCGCTGCAGATCATGGAAGCGCGCCACGAGGAGATCGTGGAGTGGCTGATCCGGGAATCGGGCAGCACGCGCAACAAGGCGGAGTTGGAGTGGCAGTTTGTTCACGCCATCACTCTCGAAGCCTCGTCGTTTCCGCACCGCGCCGAGGGCCGCATTCTCCCGCTCGATGAGCCGGGGAAGGAGAGCCGGGCTTACCGCCAGCCGCTGGGTGTGATCGGTGTGATCAGCCCGTGGAATTTCCCCATGTATTTATCGCATCGCTCAGTGGGTCCGGCGCTGGCGCTGGGCAATGGGGTGGTTCTCAAGCCTGCCGAAGATACGCCCGTCACCGGTGGGCTGTTGCTCGCGAAGATCTACGAGGAGGCCGGCCTGCCGCCGGGCCTGTTCAACGTGGTGATCGGCCCCATCGCCGAGATCGGCGATCCGTTCACGCTCCATCCGATTCCCAGACTCATTTCGTTCACGGGCTCGACGCGGGTGGGCCGGCACATCGGAGGGCTGGCCATGAGTGGTCCGCAGATGAAGCGGGTGGCTCTGGAACTCGGCGGGAACGCGCCCTGCGTCATCCTGGACGATGCCGACGTGGAGCGCGCGGTGAAGGCCACGGTGGTCGGCCGATTTTTGCATCAAGGGCAAATCTGCATGAGTACGAACCGCATCATCGTCGACGCCAAGATACACGACGAATTCGTGGAGCGGTTTACGGCACACGTGAAAGGCCTGAAGTATGGAGATCCTCACGATCCCGCCGTCTCGATCGGCCCCATCATCAACCAAAAGCAACTGAAAGGATTCCTGGCGCACATCGAGGGCGCGCGCGCCGCTGGGGCGCGTCAGGTCGTGGGCGGAGATCCCCAGGGCCAGGTGCTTCCGCCGCACGTCTTTGTAGACGTGAAAAACGATATGCAGGTCGCCCAGGACGAAACTTTCGGCCCGGTGGCGCCCATCATCAAAGTGAACGGAGATGCGGAAGCGTTACGGGCGGCGAACGGAACCCCATTTGGACTTTCCAGTGCGGTATTCACGCGCGATAAAGAACGCGGGGTGCGGTTCGCGCTGGGGATACAGGCCGGGATGACGCACGTCAACGATCACAGCGTCGACGACACCTCGACCGGTCCGTTTGGAGGCGAGAAGAACAGCGGGATCGGACGGTTTGGAGGCGAATGGATCCTGCACGAGTTCACAAGAGATCACTGGGTGACCCTGCGGCACACAGAAGGGATTTATCCGTTCTAGCACGTAGACGACTGCGCCGGCCGGCGTCTGTCAGTAATGCAGGCGCCAGCGGAGCTGGACGTAAAACTGGCGCGGGTACTGCCAGTGCGTGCCACCGAAGGTGTTGCTGTTGTCGAGCAGGTAGCGGGCATTGGCGAGGTTGGTGAAGTTCAGACTGGCCGAAAGGCTCTCGCCGAATTGCTTGCCCATGGAAAGGCCAACCAGGGAGTTGGGCGGCAGGTGTGCCGGACCATCGCCATCCAGAAAACCGGAGCCGTAGGTGTAGACCACCGAGGCCCAGCTCTGCCAAGGCAGGTTGGTGGTGAGCACTGCATTTAAAGTGTTGCGCTGATCGTGGTCGAGGAGGAACCAGCCCGCAGGGGCGAACTTGATGAGTCCGCCAGTGACCGGGCCGCGGGCGCGGGCAATCTGATTGGAGTAGGCCACACGCAGGCGGGCGCGATGGGCGATCTCGGGCGAGCGGAGGGTGACCTCGTTGCCGATGACGCGGGCGGCCGCGTCGGTGAGCGGAAGGAAAATGTCGGAACTTTCGAGCTCGTCGTGATCAAGGAAATGGGAAGCGTCGGTGCGGAAATGGTCGAAGTTCACGAACCAGCCGTGCAGCGGAACGCTTAAGCCGGCGTCCCATTGCTTGTCGCGCTCGCCTTGGAGCGGAACGAAGGCAAAGCCCTGCTGGAGAGTGAAGTTCAGCAGCGGGCCGGAAATGGTGTCGAGCGGCGGCTGCTGGTAATACTGCGCATAGTAGCCGTGCAGGGTGACCTGCGGGCCGCGGCGCCAGCTTGGCAACAGAAGCGAAGCCCCGACGCGGGGATCGGCTGCGGTTTCGGTGACCAGGCCACTGTAGCGGGTGAGGTGAACGCCGCCGTTCAGGCCCAGCCAGGGGGTGGCGTGCCAGCTATCTTCAAGGAAAGCGGCTTCGGAATCTGCAGAAGGGGTGAAGCGCTGCGCGCTGACCGCCGAGCCTGGATTGGCGCGCAGATTGAATAAGGTATCGTCGTGCTCGCCCCAGACTTCAAAGCCGCTGGTAAGAGTTTGGGCGCCTAAGGGGATGATAAGGCTGGTGAGATCGCCGTAGTAGAGCGAGCGGCGGTTGTCATTCAGGACAAACGGCGTGTCGGACGGCCCGCCGACGAAATTGGCGCGATTGAAGTGATAAAAGGGCGAGCTGGTGAGCACGATGCCGCGGGGCGACGTGTGGGTCCAGATCATGCCGATGAGAGTGTCGCGCTCGAGGTCACGATCGGCGATGCCAGAGGCCTGCTGCGCAGGCGTGTTGGGGATTTGGTAGTTGTCGCCACGCAGCGAGGCGAGGACGTGGAGCTGATCCTCGTCAGAGGCGTTATAGGTGACCGAAAGCAGGGCGCCGAGGCCGGCGGTATTGTCGTGCAGCACCTCCGGCGAAGGTGCGTAAAGGCCAAGCTGGGAGAAGTTGCCATCCAGGCTGGCGTAATACGCCGCCCTCTGCGTGTGGCTGCCGAAACTGAGCTGGTCATGGGTCTGGCCGAAGTTGCCGGCCGAGGCGGTGAGCTCGGCCTGGTTGTTGAGGTTGAAGCCGGAAGGCGTCATGGCGTCAAAAAAGCCGTAGCCGCGGCCGCCGTACTCGGCCGAGTAGCCACCGGTCTGCACCTGAAGTGAGGAAATATTGCCGGGATCGACGACCGGACCGACGTTGCTGGCGATGTTGGTATTGAGCACCGGAATGCCGTCGAGAAACCAGGATTCCTGGTGGCCGCCGCGCACGTGCAGCATGTTATGGA
Protein-coding regions in this window:
- a CDS encoding DUF2437 domain-containing protein, translated to MPWVRFLQEGQICWGQLRHEAQCDYIQAYAGTPFEDGCRPVAGRERLPLSVTPLLAPCDPSKIVCIGRNFSAHARELGNEVPKEPLFFLKPPSALLAPGGTILLPVLSQHVEYEGELALVIRRRCSHFSASADPRPYILGYTCLNDVTARDLQKSDPVFTRAKGFDTFCPIGPWVSEAPREGDRPWDGLEIETRVNGELLQHGNTRDFMFPLPRLLAAVTAVMTLEPGDVLATGTPSGVSKLSPGDRVRVTISGVGSLENSVAAAPSA
- a CDS encoding aldehyde dehydrogenase family protein — encoded protein: MATMISKGTLKQYTGFDGQYIGGSWRLGRQGEKEIDTDPYTGETLAEIAMANYSDLDEAYQSAAKAQVAWAARLPAERAAVMIRSLQIMEARHEEIVEWLIRESGSTRNKAELEWQFVHAITLEASSFPHRAEGRILPLDEPGKESRAYRQPLGVIGVISPWNFPMYLSHRSVGPALALGNGVVLKPAEDTPVTGGLLLAKIYEEAGLPPGLFNVVIGPIAEIGDPFTLHPIPRLISFTGSTRVGRHIGGLAMSGPQMKRVALELGGNAPCVILDDADVERAVKATVVGRFLHQGQICMSTNRIIVDAKIHDEFVERFTAHVKGLKYGDPHDPAVSIGPIINQKQLKGFLAHIEGARAAGARQVVGGDPQGQVLPPHVFVDVKNDMQVAQDETFGPVAPIIKVNGDAEALRAANGTPFGLSSAVFTRDKERGVRFALGIQAGMTHVNDHSVDDTSTGPFGGEKNSGIGRFGGEWILHEFTRDHWVTLRHTEGIYPF
- a CDS encoding TonB-dependent receptor, coding for MRLFPLVLLFLSLPFSIWAQSITMQGIVHDPEHRPVAHATVLLESPSAARATTTNDNGEFSFDSVAPGGYTLVGTSKGFAAKRLSITVTASGNPVFHLELAVQSQSQQVTVSAKAVQLNRETSTSQTTVTALQIQRAPGADRANSLAMITDFVPGAYVVHNMLHVRGGHQESWFLDGIPVLNTNIASNVGPVVDPGNISSLQVQTGGYSAEYGGRGYGFFDAMTPSGFNLNNQAELTASAGNFGQTHDQLSFGSHTQRAAYYASLDGNFSQLGLYAPSPEVLHDNTAGLGALLSVTYNASDEDQLHVLASLRGDNYQIPNTPAQQASGIADRDLERDTLIGMIWTHTSPRGIVLTSSPFYHFNRANFVGGPSDTPFVLNDNRRSLYYGDLTSLIIPLGAQTLTSGFEVWGEHDDTLFNLRANPGSAVSAQRFTPSADSEAAFLEDSWHATPWLGLNGGVHLTRYSGLVTETAADPRVGASLLLPSWRRGPQVTLHGYYAQYYQQPPLDTISGPLLNFTLQQGFAFVPLQGERDKQWDAGLSVPLHGWFVNFDHFRTDASHFLDHDELESSDIFLPLTDAAARVIGNEVTLRSPEIAHRARLRVAYSNQIARARGPVTGGLIKFAPAGWFLLDHDQRNTLNAVLTTNLPWQSWASVVYTYGSGFLDGDGPAHLPPNSLVGLSMGKQFGESLSASLNFTNLANARYLLDNSNTFGGTHWQYPRQFYVQLRWRLHY